AGGTCCTGATAGATAACATTGCTAGTTGTTGTGGCTTCCGCAAGCTCTTTGGCGAATGGGGTTTGTCGGTGTATGTGGAATTCGAGGGCAAACGTTACCTGCTTGATACGGGAGCGTCGCATTTGTTCGCGAAAAACGCGGGCGTGATGGGCGTGGACCTTTCGAAGATTGATATAGGTATTTTGAGTCACGCACATTTTGACCATAGCGATGGCATGGCTAAGTTCTTTCATGCGAACAAGACTGCTCCTTTTTATTTGCGCAAGGGTGCGGGCGAAAATTGCTACCATACACACAAATTGCTGGGCCGATTTACTTACCACGAATACATTGGAATTCACAAGGGCTTTTTAAAGCGCTTTGCCGACCGCATCTGCTTTGCTGAAGGCGATATGCAGATTGCGCCTAATGTTTACCTGGTGCCGCATAAGACACCGGGCCTCTCTGCGATTGGCGAGCGAGCGCATCTTTCTGTTAAAGAAAACGGCAAGTATCGCTATGATAGTTTTGATCACGAACAAAGTCTCGTATTCGATACGCCTAAGGGCTTATTTGTCATGAACAGTTGCAGCCACGGTGGCGCAGATAATATCGTAAAAGAGATTGAGGCTACGTTCCCCGGCCAAAAGATTTATGCGATTCTCGGCGGATTCCATTTGTTCCGCTATAAAGATGAAGTCGTGCGCGCCTTTGCCGAGCGCCTGCGCGAATTGGATGTCCAAAAGATTTAT
The sequence above is drawn from the Fibrobacter sp. UWB15 genome and encodes:
- a CDS encoding MBL fold metallo-hydrolase, with the protein product MKIQVLIDNIASCCGFRKLFGEWGLSVYVEFEGKRYLLDTGASHLFAKNAGVMGVDLSKIDIGILSHAHFDHSDGMAKFFHANKTAPFYLRKGAGENCYHTHKLLGRFTYHEYIGIHKGFLKRFADRICFAEGDMQIAPNVYLVPHKTPGLSAIGERAHLSVKENGKYRYDSFDHEQSLVFDTPKGLFVMNSCSHGGADNIVKEIEATFPGQKIYAILGGFHLFRYKDEVVRAFAERLRELDVQKIYTGHCTGNRAFEILHEVLGDRAEQMRCGMTIEL